One region of Monomorium pharaonis isolate MP-MQ-018 chromosome 11, ASM1337386v2, whole genome shotgun sequence genomic DNA includes:
- the LOC105838494 gene encoding microspherule protein 1 produces MDIPTPTSLNHSGLTHGTDGFLNIPIGSSALDALSTKRRSSSRTIKRKKFDDEVVETTFNLQPPTTSAKSTSKSRTISVTTSPMDVLPTQTVPTPIPIPTTLVQSDRCNRRPSRPSGSNLGRKNKKSKNHSHSINATKDLGRWKPADDLALITGVQQTNDLRMVHRGTKFSCRFTLQEIQQRWYALLYDSAVSRVAVQAMRNLHPELIASVQARTLYSKAEEDLLGTIKSTSQPTLEVFQELLEANAHTFYPARTAKALHSHWQLMKQYHLLPDQTVQSLPRGEHVLSFSDAEDMINDAELMEPKDELIDAELATADRKNKREIKVLENELGRWQVLVDSVVGVNPPEFDNQTLAILRGRLVRYLMRSREISVGRSTKDHTVDVDLSLEGPAWKVSRRQGTIRLRNNGDFFLSSEGKRPIFVDSRPILAGNKMKLNNNSVIEIAGLRFIFLINQELISVIRQEAVKLNLTP; encoded by the exons ATGGATATTCCTACTCCAACTAGCCTCAATCACAGCGGGCTCACGCACGGTACGGATGGATTCTTGAACATTCCCATCGGATCGTCCGCTTTGGACGCTCTGTCGACGAAACGGAGAAG ctCTTCGCGCACGATAAAACGCAAGAAGTTCGACGATGAGGTGGTGGAGACGACGTTTAACCTGCAACCGCCCACCACAAGCGCCAAGTCAACGTCGAAATCACGAACAATCTCTGTAACCACCAGTCCTATGGATGTCTTACCAACACAGACGGTACCTACTCCAATACCAATTCCGACCACCCTAGTGCAGTCAGACAGATGTAATCGCAGACCCAGTCGGCCGAGCGGTTCAAATCTCGGACGGAAGaataaaaagagtaaaaatcaTTCCCATTCCATCAACGCTACCAAAGACTTAGGACGATGGAAACCTGCTGACGACTTGGCGTTGATTACTGGCGTACAACAAACAAATGATTTGAGGATG GTTCATCGAGGTACAAAATTTTCCTGCCGCTTCACGCTACAGGAAATACAACAAAGATGGTACGCATTGTTGTATGATAGTGCTGTCTCACGCGTAGCTGTTCAAGCCATGCGTAATTTACATCCCGAACTAATAGCCAGTGTTCAAGCAAGAACATTATATAGCAAGGCTGAAGAGGATCTGTTGGGGACTATTAAATCA ACATCCCAACCAACATTGGAAGTATTTCAAGAATTGCTCGAAGCAAATGCACATACATTTTATCCAGCTAGGACTGCAAAAGCGTTACACAGTCATTGGCAGTTGATGAAACAGTATCACCTACTACCAGATCAGACAGTGCAGAGTTTACCACGTGGTGAACATGTGTTGAGTTTTTCGGACGCCGAGGATATGATCAACGATGCCGAATTAATGGAACCGAAAGACGAATTGATAGACGCTGAATTGGCAACGGCAGACAGAAAGAATAAGAGAGAAATTAAAGTATTGGAAAATGAGCTTGGCAGATGGCAGGTGCTTGTCGACAGTGTAGTAGGCGTCAATCCTCCAGAATTTGATAATCAAACTTTAGCAATTCTAAGAGGAAGACTCGTCCGATACCTCATGAGGTCTAGAGAG ATAAGTGTGGGACGTTCTACGAAAGATCATACTGTCGACGTGGATCTTAGCTTGGAAGGACCAGCATGGAAAGTTTCGCGTCGGCAAGGTACTATCCGTTTAAGGAACAATGGAGACTTTTTTCTGTCATCCGAAGGAAAGCGGCCAATTTTTGTAGACAGCAGACCAATTTTGGCTGGCAACAAGatgaaattaaacaataatagtGTAATTGAg ATTGCAGGAttgagatttatatttttaataaaccaaGAACTCATCTCTGTGATACGACAAGAAGCTgtcaagttaaatttaaccCCTTGA
- the LOC105838496 gene encoding eukaryotic translation initiation factor 3 subunit J, translating into MDEEWDVDNVEGKFDLAMRSNKWEGEDEEEEVKDSWEDVEEEKKDVEKPAEVPKAKPKPKKALAERIEEREKKAREEAERKAKEKEEALTPEERRADLLRRQRLQEEADLRLAMETFGVSSESPSESLDTMVPDTKEEFERFGTALSEKINQFNKHAEFPVFAEELIKSIALNLSSSYLKKVKVVVDNLLIEKQKMEKTKKSKGKGKAKLKIEGDNTLLSEYGDYVYDEYDDFM; encoded by the exons ATGGACGAAGAATGGG ATGTGGACAACGTCGAGGGGAAATTCGACCTCGCGATGAGATCGAATAAGTGGGAGGGCGAggacgaggaagaggaagtCAAG GACAGCTGGGAAGATGtggaagaagagaagaaagatGTAGAGAAACCAGCAGAGGTCCCAAAAGCAAAGCCCAAACCTAAGAAAGCCTTAGCTGAAAGAATCGAGGAACGTGAG aaaaaggcAAGGGAGGAGGCTGAAAGGAAAGCGAAAGAAAAGGAGGAGGCGCTTACACCAGAAGAAAGGCGAGCTGATTTATTAAGGCGTCAGAGGTTGCAAGAAGAGGCAGACCTACGGCTGGCGATGGAAACTTTTG GTGTTTCATCAGAATCGCCAAGCGAATCACTTGATACTATGGTGCCCGATACAAAGGAGGAATTCGAACGATTTGGCACAGCACtctcagaaaaaattaatcaatttaacaaACATGCGGAATTTCCAGTATTTGCAGAAGAACTTATAAAATCCATTGCTCTTAATT TATCGTCAAGTTACTTGAAAAAAGTGAAAGTTGTAGTTGACAATTTACTTATTGAGAAACAGAAGATGGAGAAGACGAAGAAGAGTAAGGGAAAAGGGAAGGCCAAGCTCAAAATTGAAGGTGACAACACCTTGTTAAGTGAATACGGTGATTATGTATATGACGAGTATGACGATTTTATGTAG
- the LOC105838492 gene encoding alpha-ketoglutarate-dependent dioxygenase alkB homolog 7, mitochondrial, with translation MGSSIWKMVVTARLLFRNVNKTLCHSKHIINSNSMATGESSVHASKDWKVELHNTMRVLPNFISEEEEDIMVQEVDPYMKRLRYEYSHWDNAIHGYRETEWKKWSEKSSKVLDRVRRKAFPPETIHLSLVHILDLAPEGWIKPHIDSVRFCGGIIAGLSLLSDSVMKLAMEGHEKERVACFLLPRRSLYIMSGVARYKYNHEILKSEESYFEGRHVPKGRRISIICRSEADPQVT, from the exons atG GGTTCTTCGATTTGGAAAATGGTGGTAACTGCGCGTTTACTATTTCGCAATGTAAACAAGACATTGTGTCACTCTaagcatattattaattctaacTCCATGGCTACGGGAGAGTCAAGTGTCCACGCGAGCAAAGATTGGAAAGTGGAGCTGCATAACACCATGAGAGTCCTACCGAATTTTATCAGTGAGGAAGAGGAAGATATCATGGTGCAGGAAGTTGACCCTTACATGAAGCGACTGCGCTATGAATACTCACATTGGGACAAT GCGATACATGGCTACAGAGAAACCGAATGGAAAAAATGGAGCGAGAAAAGCTCGAAAGTTCTCGACAGAGTCCGCAGGAAAGCGTTTCCACCGGAAACAATACATCTTTCGCTCGTGCATATATTAGACTTGGCTCCTGAGGGCTGGATAAAGCCGCATATTGACAGTGTCAGG TTTTGCGGGGGCATCATCGCTGGATTGAGTTTGCTGAGCGACAGCGTGATGAAATTGGCAATGGAAGGGCATGAAAAAGAACGCGTTGCATGCTTCCTGCTGCCAAGGAGATCATTATACATCATGAG CGGCGTCGCAAGATACAAGTATAATCACGAGATCCTCAAATCTGAGGAATCGTATTTTGAAGGACGACACGTACCGAAGGGCAGGCGCATCTCTATAATATGCAGAAGTGAAGCCGATCCCCAAGTCACTTGA